In Pseudovibrio brasiliensis, the following are encoded in one genomic region:
- a CDS encoding nucleoside hydrolase produces the protein MPDNFVFAVDTDGGIDDAIALMMLIGAGKKIDFITTTFGNVDVEQATQNILDTLAICNADIPVHKGASDPTVGERIDAVYVHGQDGLGGVERPQHLLKASGETAHNALRDVLRKAELGGPKLQILTIGPLTNLAEVLREEPDLGAGIDRIWTMGGTCHGRGNVTPAAEFNILCDPEAAKMVLSQAVNTTMIPWEPSLQDALPGDVVDGIFDRLGDTIPAKFAEHMCAFMRQRGQTWYHEDLLILPDPLAAAALLDPEVIARTIVCGVLVETGGEFARGATILDHEGKTQAPIIGIMEQADRTKMERILEGTLAALASRHQ, from the coding sequence GTGCCGGATAATTTTGTTTTTGCAGTGGACACGGATGGCGGCATTGATGATGCCATCGCGCTCATGATGTTGATCGGCGCAGGTAAGAAGATCGACTTCATCACAACCACATTTGGCAATGTGGATGTAGAACAAGCCACGCAAAACATTCTGGACACACTAGCCATCTGCAATGCAGACATTCCCGTCCACAAAGGCGCATCTGATCCCACCGTTGGTGAACGGATCGATGCCGTTTATGTACATGGTCAAGACGGCTTAGGCGGTGTTGAGCGCCCACAACATCTGCTCAAAGCTTCAGGTGAAACAGCCCATAACGCGCTGAGAGATGTCCTGCGAAAAGCTGAGCTTGGTGGACCTAAACTCCAGATTCTGACCATTGGGCCGCTGACCAATTTAGCAGAGGTGCTACGAGAAGAACCGGACCTGGGAGCAGGGATCGACCGCATTTGGACAATGGGCGGCACTTGTCATGGCAGAGGCAACGTCACACCTGCAGCCGAGTTCAATATTCTATGCGATCCGGAAGCCGCCAAAATGGTGCTTTCGCAAGCAGTTAACACGACCATGATCCCTTGGGAACCTAGCCTTCAGGATGCCCTCCCGGGGGATGTGGTTGATGGTATCTTTGATCGTCTGGGCGATACGATCCCCGCTAAGTTTGCTGAACATATGTGCGCTTTCATGCGCCAGCGTGGTCAAACCTGGTACCACGAAGATCTGCTTATCTTGCCTGACCCTCTGGCCGCAGCAGCCCTGTTGGATCCAGAGGTGATTGCCAGAACAATCGTCTGTGGTGTTCTGGTGGAAACTGGCGGAGAGTTTGCCCGCGGTGCAACTATTCTGGACCATGAGGGCAAAACACAGGCTCCGATCATCGGCATCATGGAGCAAGCTGACCGTACGAAAATGGAGCGTATTCTGGAAGGTACACTGGCGGCGCTCGCATCACGCCACCAGTGA
- a CDS encoding LysE family translocator, with protein sequence MDWATLSAFAIFVAIMTGTPGPGNLTFMAIGASAGYRTAFPVIIAAEIGSLVLNLCVAFGLGQLMARGGPLVTFFKFASMTYMTYLAWRIVQLNIKPKGEVSLPTFWEGLLIHPLSPKTWAMSLVAFTSFFAANGMGLYENAAILTAGFLIGGMISHSMWAMVGVSILKMIGEGTLMRGITIAMAVAMLAATAWSLLL encoded by the coding sequence ATGGATTGGGCAACACTCAGCGCCTTCGCGATTTTTGTAGCCATTATGACCGGCACTCCGGGGCCGGGAAACCTCACCTTCATGGCAATTGGTGCCAGCGCGGGTTATCGCACCGCCTTTCCGGTTATCATTGCGGCGGAGATCGGCAGTCTCGTGCTGAATCTGTGCGTAGCTTTTGGGCTGGGTCAGCTGATGGCTCGTGGCGGGCCATTGGTCACTTTCTTCAAGTTCGCATCTATGACTTACATGACCTATCTGGCATGGCGCATCGTGCAGCTGAACATCAAGCCAAAGGGCGAAGTCAGCTTGCCAACCTTCTGGGAAGGTTTGCTTATTCATCCCCTCAGCCCAAAAACATGGGCGATGAGCCTTGTGGCGTTCACAAGCTTCTTCGCAGCAAATGGCATGGGGCTTTATGAAAACGCTGCAATCCTGACCGCCGGGTTCCTGATTGGCGGCATGATCTCTCACAGCATGTGGGCAATGGTTGGGGTCTCAATTCTGAAGATGATCGGAGAAGGAACCTTGATGCGCGGCATTACGATTGCCATGGCCGTTGCGATGCTTGCAGCCACTGCATGGTCCCTGCTTCTTTGA
- a CDS encoding lytic murein transglycosylase translates to MITQEFGVFESFIETVKVKTRKAGLLLGAGLLLVGVSSAQAATCGDTGAGFDRWLASYKNTLQSQGISKATINKSLSGITYNRKVIGYDRNQKSFKLSFEEFYKLRVNNALINKGRKLMKKHNALFTRIENEFGVPREIITAIWGLETGYGRGIGKMNTIRALATLAYDCRRADFFRNELYHALLIVQKGDLQPSEMKGAWAGELGQTQFLASSYIKFAIDYSGDGKRDLLYNTADTLASTAHFLMSYGWQPGQPWGPGTPNYEVIRSWNRAGVYVKTIQIMAEKLSN, encoded by the coding sequence GTGATCACGCAGGAGTTTGGGGTGTTCGAATCATTTATTGAGACTGTAAAGGTCAAAACTAGAAAAGCCGGGCTATTACTTGGCGCTGGTCTGTTACTTGTAGGCGTATCATCTGCACAGGCAGCAACCTGTGGAGATACTGGAGCAGGCTTTGACCGCTGGCTCGCATCCTACAAAAACACGCTGCAATCCCAGGGGATCTCCAAGGCAACTATCAACAAGTCACTGAGCGGAATTACGTATAATCGCAAGGTCATCGGTTACGATCGCAATCAGAAATCCTTCAAACTCAGCTTCGAAGAATTCTACAAGCTTCGCGTCAACAATGCGCTGATCAACAAAGGCCGCAAGTTGATGAAGAAGCACAACGCGCTCTTCACTCGCATCGAGAATGAATTTGGTGTTCCGCGTGAAATCATCACCGCCATCTGGGGCCTTGAAACAGGCTATGGCCGCGGCATCGGAAAGATGAACACCATTCGCGCTCTGGCAACGCTGGCCTATGACTGCCGCCGTGCAGATTTCTTCCGCAACGAGCTGTATCATGCACTGTTGATCGTTCAGAAAGGCGACTTGCAGCCAAGCGAAATGAAGGGCGCATGGGCAGGTGAACTTGGCCAGACCCAGTTCCTCGCTTCCTCTTACATCAAGTTCGCAATTGACTATAGCGGCGACGGCAAACGCGACCTGCTGTACAACACAGCGGATACATTGGCATCCACCGCGCACTTCCTCATGTCCTACGGCTGGCAACCAGGCCAACCATGGGGACCGGGCACACCAAACTACGAGGTGATCCGCTCCTGGAACCGCGCTGGTGTGTACGTCAAAACCATCCAGATCATGGCTGAAAAACTAAGTAACTAA
- a CDS encoding BMP family lipoprotein — protein sequence MKSIKTIAATAVLAAAMSTTAMAADFKPAVIFDMGGKFDKSFNEAAYNGAEAFKAETGIEYREFEISNASQREQALRNFARRGMNPIVAMGFAQAAPVEKVAKEFPDVNFAIIDSVVDLPNVRSVVFKEQEGSYLVGMMAMLASQTGKIGFVGGMDIPLISKFSCGYKQGALTTNKDGEVFANMTGTTPAAWNDPVKGGELAKSHFARGADVIFAAAGGTGLGVLQAAVDEDKKFIGVDSNQNHLAPGKVLTSMVKRVDVAVANAFMDAKEGNFTTGIQSLGLAEDGVGYAMDENNAPLVSEEMKAAVEAARADIIAGKITVHDYMSDMSCPY from the coding sequence ATGAAATCCATCAAAACCATCGCTGCAACCGCAGTATTGGCAGCAGCAATGAGCACAACTGCTATGGCAGCGGACTTTAAGCCTGCAGTTATCTTTGACATGGGCGGTAAATTCGACAAGTCATTCAACGAAGCTGCTTACAATGGTGCTGAGGCTTTCAAGGCTGAAACTGGTATCGAATATCGCGAATTTGAGATCTCCAACGCTTCCCAGCGTGAGCAGGCTCTTCGCAACTTTGCTCGCCGTGGCATGAACCCAATCGTCGCAATGGGCTTCGCACAGGCAGCTCCAGTTGAAAAAGTTGCTAAAGAATTCCCAGATGTAAACTTTGCAATCATCGATTCCGTTGTTGATCTGCCAAACGTTCGCTCTGTTGTATTTAAAGAGCAGGAAGGTTCCTACCTCGTAGGTATGATGGCAATGCTCGCTTCCCAGACCGGTAAGATCGGTTTCGTGGGCGGCATGGACATCCCACTGATCTCCAAGTTCTCCTGTGGCTACAAACAGGGCGCACTGACCACTAACAAAGACGGTGAAGTGTTCGCTAACATGACTGGTACTACTCCAGCTGCATGGAACGACCCAGTTAAAGGCGGCGAGCTTGCTAAGTCTCACTTCGCACGTGGCGCAGACGTAATCTTCGCTGCTGCTGGCGGCACCGGTCTTGGTGTTCTTCAGGCTGCTGTTGATGAAGACAAGAAGTTCATCGGCGTTGACTCCAACCAGAACCACCTGGCTCCAGGCAAAGTGCTGACCTCCATGGTTAAGCGCGTTGACGTTGCTGTTGCAAACGCATTCATGGATGCGAAAGAAGGCAACTTCACCACCGGCATCCAGTCTCTTGGTCTTGCTGAAGACGGTGTTGGCTACGCAATGGACGAAAACAACGCTCCATTGGTTAGCGAAGAGATGAAAGCAGCTGTTGAAGCAGCTCGCGCAGACATCATTGCTGGCAAAATCACCGTTCATGACTACATGAGCGATATGTCCTGCCCATACTAA
- a CDS encoding type III secretion system chaperone, with translation MHSADRVTAVIGQTLGLPELAFNGSGHTELVFEGSFSGFLSRVDDSNLEFSFYLPDLNLSDPSILTAMLTANCRGNATGSGRLAIDESSMQALYCERWCVADVQDHKVPERLIDLVSTAAFWLAEGTHSVLQNTSAKALTTAS, from the coding sequence ATGCATAGTGCGGATCGAGTCACCGCAGTTATAGGCCAAACGCTTGGCTTGCCTGAGTTGGCGTTTAATGGTTCAGGCCATACAGAGCTGGTGTTTGAGGGCAGCTTTTCTGGCTTCCTAAGCCGCGTTGATGACAGCAATCTGGAGTTCAGTTTCTATCTGCCAGATCTGAATCTGAGCGATCCGAGCATCTTAACGGCAATGCTCACAGCAAACTGCCGTGGGAACGCGACAGGCTCAGGTCGGCTGGCGATTGATGAAAGCAGTATGCAAGCGCTTTACTGTGAGCGCTGGTGCGTTGCTGATGTGCAGGACCACAAAGTCCCTGAACGACTGATTGATCTGGTTTCAACCGCAGCCTTCTGGCTTGCAGAGGGCACACACTCCGTCCTTCAGAACACCTCCGCAAAAGCACTTACCACCGCCTCTTAG
- a CDS encoding MFS transporter produces MLSVLANRTYRHLFLAQVIALFGTGLATVALSLLAFNIAGDEAGSVLGTAFAIKMIAYVGLAPIAAAFVERLPRRAVLVGLDLIRAAVALALPFVTEIWQIYVLIFVLQSASAAFTPSFQAVIPDVLPEEKDYTNALSLSRLAYDLENLLSPTIAAGLLLVINFHGLFGGTVIGFLASAALVVSVTLPKLKPTENQRTVKRITQGTRIYLSTPRLRGMLAVYLAVAAGGAMVIVNTVVIVQGTFGLQADDVAIALACFGAGSMITALSLPKVLEHFKDRSVMILGASVMAVCLSFGFLLSSFTQLLPLWFLMGLGYSAAQTPSGRVLRRSATGSDLPSVFASQFALSHVCWLVGYPLAGWVGSSFGIPVSFLSMAALAWISVFAATVLWPSKDAQKLRHSHEDLPDNDPHWAKGVDKVGKSHVHEFKIDDLHTRWPSSM; encoded by the coding sequence GTGCTTTCCGTACTCGCGAACCGTACCTATCGCCACCTGTTTCTTGCCCAAGTTATTGCGCTGTTTGGGACTGGCCTCGCCACTGTCGCGCTGAGCCTGCTGGCGTTCAACATTGCCGGAGATGAAGCTGGTTCCGTGCTTGGAACCGCCTTTGCAATCAAGATGATTGCCTATGTTGGGCTGGCTCCCATTGCTGCGGCTTTTGTTGAGCGCCTACCACGACGTGCAGTACTTGTGGGTCTGGACCTTATCCGTGCAGCAGTTGCGCTCGCGCTGCCTTTTGTGACTGAGATCTGGCAAATCTACGTGCTCATCTTTGTGCTGCAATCGGCTTCTGCTGCGTTCACGCCCAGCTTTCAGGCGGTTATTCCAGACGTTTTGCCAGAAGAGAAGGACTATACAAACGCCCTCTCTCTCAGCCGTCTCGCCTATGATCTGGAGAATCTACTGAGCCCAACGATTGCAGCTGGATTGCTGCTGGTGATCAACTTCCATGGGTTGTTTGGCGGCACCGTGATTGGCTTTCTCGCTTCTGCTGCGCTTGTTGTGTCCGTCACCTTGCCTAAACTGAAGCCAACCGAGAACCAGCGAACAGTAAAGCGGATTACACAGGGGACACGTATTTATCTGAGCACCCCTCGCCTGCGCGGCATGCTGGCTGTTTATCTGGCGGTTGCTGCAGGCGGTGCCATGGTGATTGTGAACACCGTGGTGATCGTGCAAGGCACGTTTGGACTGCAAGCAGATGATGTTGCCATTGCTCTGGCTTGCTTTGGTGCAGGTTCCATGATCACAGCCCTTAGCCTGCCGAAGGTGCTGGAACACTTCAAAGACCGGAGTGTAATGATCCTTGGCGCCAGCGTGATGGCCGTGTGTCTGAGCTTTGGTTTTCTTCTGAGCAGCTTTACGCAGTTGTTGCCGCTCTGGTTCCTGATGGGGCTGGGTTATTCTGCAGCACAGACACCCTCAGGTCGTGTTTTGCGGCGGTCAGCGACAGGAAGTGATCTGCCTTCTGTGTTTGCCAGTCAGTTTGCTCTCAGCCATGTGTGTTGGCTGGTTGGATATCCTCTGGCGGGCTGGGTTGGTTCCAGCTTTGGTATTCCGGTCAGCTTCCTTTCCATGGCGGCTCTGGCATGGATCAGCGTGTTTGCCGCCACGGTGTTGTGGCCGAGCAAAGATGCGCAAAAGCTGCGCCATAGCCACGAGGACCTGCCAGACAATGACCCACACTGGGCCAAAGGCGTCGACAAAGTGGGCAAGAGCCACGTGCACGAGTTCAAGATTGACGACTTACACACTCGGTGGCCGAGCAGCATGTAA
- a CDS encoding Rho GTPase-activating protein → MTNISLAHFQSAAESAAISGNLNQKLTVTDSGDLQTREASSTLAGKLVSWHNLSSSEGTQKAQDQGAFRTALQDKFGKELGEQAYKHACTACGYTDGKAHSLTTKQISAGIDFAVRHKHEAEVQNKAIIQHFNSHPDELSTQGIVRKPGAKSTINSLISSRNPDALEGTSPHALASTFRQNLRDNLTDDDSRIVLGFVEQFRQDNSQLPELGDLPVLVQDAVTFAKMVEGHKADNDMNATNLGICFGPSISKNEDLKLAGTLNQFFTTLINHPD, encoded by the coding sequence ATGACCAATATTAGCCTCGCACATTTTCAAAGTGCCGCCGAAAGCGCTGCAATTAGCGGCAATCTGAACCAGAAGCTGACTGTTACCGATAGTGGTGACCTGCAGACCCGTGAAGCAAGTTCCACGCTTGCTGGAAAGTTGGTGTCCTGGCACAATCTCAGCTCCTCTGAGGGAACGCAAAAAGCTCAGGATCAAGGCGCCTTTCGTACAGCGCTGCAAGACAAGTTTGGCAAAGAGCTGGGCGAACAGGCCTACAAACATGCCTGCACCGCGTGCGGTTACACCGATGGCAAGGCCCATAGCCTGACCACAAAGCAGATTTCTGCCGGAATCGACTTTGCTGTGCGCCATAAGCATGAAGCCGAAGTGCAGAACAAAGCAATTATTCAGCACTTTAATAGCCATCCTGACGAGCTGAGTACTCAGGGTATCGTGCGTAAACCAGGAGCTAAGTCGACGATCAACAGTTTGATCAGTTCCAGAAACCCGGATGCACTTGAAGGCACATCACCTCATGCGCTTGCGTCTACCTTCAGACAGAACCTGCGTGATAATCTGACTGATGATGACTCACGGATCGTTCTTGGCTTTGTTGAACAGTTTAGGCAAGACAACAGCCAGTTGCCTGAACTAGGCGATCTGCCTGTACTTGTTCAGGACGCTGTGACGTTCGCCAAAATGGTCGAAGGGCATAAGGCCGACAACGATATGAACGCAACCAATCTTGGCATTTGCTTTGGTCCAAGCATTTCGAAGAATGAAGACTTAAAGCTTGCAGGTACATTGAATCAGTTCTTTACCACACTAATCAATCACCCTGACTAA
- a CDS encoding bifunctional methylenetetrahydrofolate dehydrogenase/methenyltetrahydrofolate cyclohydrolase: MSEALIIDGKAIAASVTDEITARAARLESETGVKPGLAVVIVGEDPASQVYVRNKGRTAKACGFNSITHTLPADVSEEELLALVMSLNEDKAVHGILVQLPLPKHINENKVLDLIKPEKDVDGFHPINVGLLGSGNTDRALVPCTPAGSVLLAKKALGDDLSGKTAVIVGRSNIVGKPIAQLLLQEHCTVTIAHSRTKDLPSVVRSADIVIAAVGRPQMIKGDWLKPGATVIDVGINRIPAPEKGEGKTRLVGDVAFDEALGHTAAITPVPRGVGPMTIAMLMSNTLTAARRLMGLSEEPPLFEALNS, encoded by the coding sequence ATGAGTGAGGCTCTTATTATCGACGGCAAAGCCATTGCTGCATCTGTAACTGATGAGATCACTGCGCGTGCTGCGCGGCTTGAATCTGAAACAGGTGTCAAGCCAGGGTTGGCTGTTGTGATTGTGGGTGAAGACCCTGCCAGTCAGGTTTATGTACGCAACAAGGGCCGGACTGCAAAAGCATGTGGTTTCAACTCCATCACGCACACCTTGCCAGCTGATGTGAGTGAAGAAGAGCTACTCGCTCTTGTGATGAGTTTGAATGAAGATAAAGCTGTTCACGGTATTCTCGTGCAGCTGCCTCTGCCAAAGCACATCAACGAGAACAAAGTTCTTGATCTGATCAAACCAGAAAAAGACGTCGACGGGTTCCACCCGATCAACGTTGGTCTTCTGGGCAGTGGCAACACGGACCGTGCACTGGTGCCATGTACACCGGCAGGCAGCGTGCTGCTGGCGAAGAAGGCATTGGGCGACGACCTTTCCGGCAAGACTGCTGTGATTGTTGGCCGTTCCAACATTGTCGGCAAGCCAATTGCCCAACTGCTGCTGCAGGAACATTGCACTGTGACCATCGCGCACTCCCGTACAAAGGACCTGCCGAGTGTGGTTCGCAGTGCAGATATCGTAATTGCTGCTGTTGGTCGTCCGCAGATGATCAAAGGCGATTGGCTGAAGCCGGGCGCAACTGTGATTGACGTTGGTATCAACCGCATTCCTGCGCCTGAAAAGGGTGAAGGCAAGACCCGCCTTGTTGGTGATGTCGCGTTTGATGAAGCGCTTGGTCACACAGCGGCGATTACGCCAGTTCCACGCGGAGTTGGGCCGATGACCATCGCCATGCTGATGAGCAACACGCTGACCGCTGCCCGTCGCTTGATGGGGCTGAGCGAAGAGCCGCCGCTCTTTGAAGCGCTGAACAGCTAA
- a CDS encoding PLP-dependent aminotransferase family protein yields the protein MWKPDPSKLSSPKYLSIATALEHDIQTGRLVEGDRLPPQRELAYQLGVTLGTITRAYAEAERRKLVRGETGRGTYIAKTSSTHSPLSLMPNTEGIQSYDLARNLGMAHLNPDLRSMLRELSDDPLVNSLNEYGPSEGTPQHREIGAHFLSEFYGAPAMPNQTLVTCGAQHGIQIALQAMFNRGDAIAVDAMIYPPILSVLPALGLQIVPIDAECDVNGHMGAMSAEALEDACSKHDIRGVFLIPNAQNPTTHTMTSKERQRLATVIERHNLTVIEDDPYTPFISQKQESFLELLPKSTVLIGSPSKVMSAGLRTGYIHVPNNVKTAFANAIGESTWMASPLNVEIVSRWIMGGELQATLQIKQDLLKRRYHALKAMFPAVTLQGGEEKLFTWMQLPEQQNAELVEQAALLRGVEVLSHRHFQAASRTDTNALRISLSTIAQDSHFEDAISLLKDSIDQLGSNQTPRPMVG from the coding sequence ATGTGGAAGCCTGATCCAAGTAAGCTCTCAAGCCCAAAATACCTAAGTATTGCAACGGCTTTGGAACACGACATCCAGACAGGGCGTCTTGTGGAAGGTGATCGCCTGCCGCCGCAACGCGAGCTGGCCTATCAACTCGGTGTGACGCTTGGGACAATTACTCGCGCTTATGCGGAGGCAGAGCGCAGGAAACTGGTGCGTGGTGAAACGGGTAGGGGCACGTACATCGCCAAAACCAGCAGCACGCACTCTCCGCTCAGTCTGATGCCCAACACTGAAGGTATCCAGAGCTATGATCTTGCACGTAATTTAGGAATGGCTCACCTAAACCCGGATCTGCGCAGCATGCTGCGAGAACTGAGTGACGATCCGCTCGTCAACTCCCTCAACGAGTATGGCCCATCAGAGGGGACACCGCAGCACCGTGAGATAGGCGCACACTTCCTCTCTGAGTTTTATGGTGCACCAGCCATGCCCAATCAAACGCTTGTCACGTGTGGTGCCCAGCACGGCATTCAGATCGCTTTGCAAGCCATGTTCAACCGCGGAGATGCCATTGCAGTTGATGCAATGATCTACCCTCCCATACTATCTGTCCTGCCAGCTCTGGGGCTTCAGATTGTGCCGATCGATGCGGAGTGTGATGTAAACGGCCATATGGGGGCAATGTCTGCCGAGGCGCTAGAGGATGCCTGCAGTAAACACGATATTCGCGGCGTCTTCCTCATTCCGAACGCTCAGAACCCGACCACCCATACAATGACCAGCAAAGAGCGACAAAGGCTGGCCACCGTCATTGAGAGGCACAATCTCACTGTCATTGAAGACGATCCCTACACGCCTTTCATCTCACAAAAACAAGAGAGTTTTCTGGAGCTCCTACCAAAAAGCACCGTGCTGATTGGTTCACCGTCCAAGGTTATGTCCGCAGGCCTTCGAACCGGTTACATCCATGTTCCAAACAACGTCAAAACAGCCTTTGCAAACGCCATTGGCGAAAGCACATGGATGGCTTCTCCACTCAACGTGGAAATCGTTTCCAGATGGATCATGGGTGGAGAGCTGCAAGCAACACTGCAAATAAAGCAGGATCTTCTGAAACGACGCTACCATGCCCTCAAGGCGATGTTCCCGGCAGTCACGCTGCAAGGCGGTGAGGAAAAGCTGTTTACATGGATGCAGCTGCCGGAGCAGCAAAATGCGGAGTTGGTGGAGCAGGCTGCACTTCTGCGTGGGGTAGAGGTTCTATCCCATCGCCATTTTCAGGCTGCATCTCGCACAGATACCAACGCGCTGCGTATCAGTCTTTCAACCATCGCGCAGGATTCTCATTTTGAGGATGCCATATCCCTGCTGAAAGACTCCATAGATCAGCTGGGCAGCAATCAAACACCACGTCCAATGGTCGGCTAG
- a CDS encoding class I SAM-dependent methyltransferase: protein MTQNDLAASHFQNAGEDYAKYRPTYPLELVEFLAAQCEHHELAVDVGCGTGQFSALIARHFQQVLATDVSASQIENAAPVPNIDFAVEPAERCSAKSDSVDLIVAAQAAHWFDLPSFYQEVRRIAVPGSVLALVSYGVLSIDNAECNDRFRQFYYDEIGPYWPAERQHVDNGYASFDFPFEELSYPAMSIERDWTQEQFLGYVHTWSSIKAAAKEGKANLMDSFAEELAGLWGDPQERRKISWPIAMRLGRI, encoded by the coding sequence ATGACACAGAACGATCTAGCCGCATCACATTTCCAGAATGCGGGAGAAGATTACGCGAAGTATCGCCCAACTTATCCTCTTGAGCTTGTCGAGTTTCTAGCTGCGCAGTGTGAGCACCACGAACTTGCAGTGGATGTTGGCTGCGGAACTGGCCAGTTCAGCGCCTTGATTGCCCGACATTTCCAGCAAGTACTGGCCACCGACGTCAGTGCCTCCCAGATTGAGAATGCAGCACCTGTCCCAAACATCGACTTTGCCGTAGAACCCGCAGAGCGGTGCTCAGCGAAAAGCGATAGTGTTGACCTGATCGTTGCCGCACAAGCCGCTCACTGGTTTGATCTGCCGAGTTTTTATCAGGAAGTCAGACGTATCGCTGTTCCTGGCAGTGTGCTGGCACTTGTCAGCTACGGAGTACTTTCCATAGACAACGCTGAATGCAACGACCGCTTCCGCCAGTTTTATTACGATGAAATCGGCCCTTACTGGCCAGCGGAGCGCCAACACGTCGACAACGGCTATGCCAGTTTTGACTTCCCTTTTGAGGAGCTAAGTTACCCGGCAATGTCCATTGAACGAGATTGGACCCAGGAACAGTTTCTCGGCTACGTCCACACATGGTCATCAATAAAAGCGGCAGCCAAGGAGGGCAAAGCAAACCTGATGGACAGCTTTGCCGAAGAGCTTGCGGGCCTTTGGGGTGACCCACAAGAACGCCGTAAGATCAGCTGGCCAATCGCAATGCGACTGGGCCGTATCTGA
- a CDS encoding metal-sensing transcriptional repressor, producing MTEKHTHQSHPGIINRLKRANGHLRSIIDMIEDGRPCVEIAQQIHAVEKAVMQAKKTLIYDHLDHCLDDAVDNPEANSEQTIEEFKAISRYL from the coding sequence ATGACTGAGAAGCATACACACCAGTCCCATCCGGGAATTATTAACCGCCTGAAACGCGCCAATGGGCACCTGCGCTCGATCATTGACATGATTGAGGATGGTCGTCCTTGCGTTGAAATAGCTCAACAAATTCATGCAGTTGAGAAAGCTGTGATGCAGGCGAAGAAGACCCTTATCTACGATCACCTTGACCATTGTCTTGATGATGCTGTCGACAATCCGGAAGCAAATTCCGAGCAAACGATTGAAGAGTTCAAGGCAATCTCCCGTTACCTGTAG
- a CDS encoding type III secretion system chaperone, producing the protein MRQLLDELLNEIGRRIGLDGLSLNEDNTLLLGLEKELFMTVQWREDTQTLLFNAVVNTQPCDDPAKLKALMQTNCVLTLGHGMCFNIDPASDRINLSQVVDIADKSSFTLQEKLEQFISTSASWHERLSSSAPLEMDWQHSAPAASEHSFETLGMRV; encoded by the coding sequence ATGCGCCAGTTATTAGATGAACTTCTGAATGAGATCGGCCGAAGAATTGGCCTTGATGGCCTGTCTTTGAATGAAGACAACACGCTTCTGCTTGGGCTCGAGAAAGAACTCTTCATGACGGTTCAGTGGCGCGAGGATACGCAGACCCTGCTGTTTAACGCGGTCGTGAACACGCAACCTTGCGATGACCCGGCAAAGCTAAAAGCGCTGATGCAGACGAACTGCGTGCTGACGCTTGGCCATGGCATGTGCTTCAACATTGATCCGGCCTCAGATCGTATCAACCTGTCTCAGGTGGTCGATATTGCCGACAAATCTTCTTTCACACTGCAGGAAAAGCTGGAGCAGTTCATCAGTACTTCGGCCTCTTGGCATGAGCGCCTAAGCAGCTCAGCCCCGCTTGAAATGGACTGGCAACACTCTGCGCCTGCAGCCTCCGAACATTCTTTTGAAACATTGGGTATGAGAGTATGA